In Erigeron canadensis isolate Cc75 chromosome 7, C_canadensis_v1, whole genome shotgun sequence, one DNA window encodes the following:
- the LOC122607232 gene encoding receptor like protein 21-like, translated as MESCFSSNHEPWLYGFFVCMMMLPIFMVGQIQGVCIEEERKALLDIKASLNDFCYKYDVGIINLLPTWVDHGNTSGSRRNECCNWERVKCNMTTGHVTYLSLGNMIGEPTDDWYSYHSDKIWPLNVSLFLHFKELRSLDLSLNHIDDTILSTGPERLSSLKKLETFNLSYNSIGSGLFPSLGGVTSLKTLDMSCTAKDNYPSSSKAESGTKVKNDISILAALENLVVLDLTGSDSYGTFQVPGGSEKISKLKSLETLSLAYNQFNGTIITSLSVISSLKEVDLSYNPLSVFPTEVLDDNFFKKDVMRSIAAFPSLRILSLNFGYDFEEEIPFGNDLFQMYPNMKYFPVACHIALASFHHLEVLDLSQNSFSGSIPSTIQSLSSLRAISFAGNALNGSLPETGLCDLKNLHELDLSDNMFSGSLPECFNRLSSLKVFDISSNLFTGSLPPSLFANLTSLEHVDFSHNKFEDSFSFSLFSNHTKLEVVAFKSDNDKFVVITEEPKGWIPTFQLKVLVLSNCHINRPKGSGVPSFLLLQHKLQFLDMSHNSLEGHFPNWLTKNNTAVEFLILRNNSFDGNISMLSLLRNDRMVWLDISENLVRGTIPSDIQKLFPSITQLNMSRNFLDGVIPFSVGELSRLEALDLSHNQLSGEVPMGLLTNLSELWQLKLSDNSLQGEVLSGNLSFGSLTRLQLDSNLFTGKIASVLGENVYMYLLDISDNSFSGMIPGWISNHSIVELLVRNNQLEGQFPCGTASFSFLDISYNSFSGPIPSCLSWQFVKHLHLGFNRFTGSIPASFSNLTSVLTLDIQNNSLSGSIPEVLGELSNLRILLLGKNKFRGSIPKQLCQLRNASLIDLSSNFLSGSIPPCLENITGATYPAFIQELISSLGFGVSVDFGEFVETFETEDIAEFTIKSMPRPYKGKILDNMTGLDLSCNKLTGEIPPELGRLTQIHVLNLSHNQLTGPIPVSFSNLSNIESMDLSSNRLSGKVPSELTKLNSLAVFNVSNNNLSGRLPDLTAQFGTFSSASYEGNPFLCGQPLEKQCTTTTKSPTIIVPPAEEGTEKWYDIDMASFYATWSVVMLGFAAVLYMNPYWRRRWLDFVEECMYKCYYFLYDLVRKPSMLFRN; from the exons ATGGAGAGTTGCTTTTCAAGCAATCATGAACCATGGTTGTATGGGTTTTTTGTATGCATGATGATGCTACCAATTTTCATGGTTGGACAGATACAAGGTGTTTGtatagaagaagaaagaaaggcACTTCTAGATATCAAAGCCTCCTTGAATGATTTTTGCTACAAATATGATGTGGGCATTATTAATCTTCTTCCCACTTGGGTTGATCATGGAAATACCAGTGGTAGTAGACGCAACGAATGCTGTAATTGGGAGAGAGTCAAGTGTAACATGACCACCGGGCATGTAACGTACCTGTCTTTGGGAAACATGATTGGTGAACCTACAGATGATTGGTACTCCTACCACAGTGATAAAATATGGCCGTTAAATGtttctctctttcttcattTTAAAGAACTGAGAAGTCTCGATTTGTCATTAAATCATATTGACGACACGATACTTAGCACAG GACCCGAAAGGTTGTCGAGTTTGAAAAAACTGGAGACATTCAATCTTAGTTATAATAGTATTGGAAGCGGCCTCTTTCCTTCATTAGGTGGAGTCACCTCACTCAAAACTTTGGATATGAGTTGCACTGCCAAAGACAACTATCCGTCATCAAGCAAAGCAGAAAGTggaacaaaagttaaaaacg ATATATCAATATTGGCAGCTTTGGAAAACTTAGTGGTATTGGATCTCACTGGGAGCGACTCTTATGGTACCTTCCAAGTGCCAG GAGGTTCAGAGAAGATTTCTAAATTGAAGAGTTTGGAAACTCTATCTCTCGCTTACAATCAATTTAATGGAACGATTATCACATCTTTAAGTGTCATTTCATCGCTAAAAGAAGTAGATCTTAGTTATAATCCGTTATCTGTGTTTCCAACCGAAG tGTTGGATGATAACTTCTTCAAAAAAGACGTCATGCGATCCATCGCTGCTTTTCCATCCCTAAGAATTCTTTCTTTGAATTTTGGATATGATTTCGAAGAAGAAATACCCTTTGGTAATGATTTGTTTCAAATGTATCCAAATATG AAATATTTTCCTGTTGCCTGTCATATAGCTTTGGCATCTTTTCACCATCTGGAGGTCTTAGATTTGAGTCAAAACAGCTTTTCTGGAAGTATCCCGTCGACAATACAGTCATTGTCTTCTCTTAGGGCCATCTCATTCGCTGGCAACGCACTCAATGGATCGCTGCCTGAAACTG GGTTATGTGACTTAAAGAATCTCCATGAGCTCGATCTTAGTGACAACATGTTCAGTGGTAGCCTGCCTGAATGTTTCAACAGGCTATCATCTCTTAAGGTCTTTGATATTTCTTCAAATTTATTCACGGGATCACTTCCGCCATCTCTGTTCGCTAATCTCACATCTCTCGAGCACGTAGATTTTAGTCATAACAAGTTTGAAGATTCATTCTCCTTCAGCTTATTCTCCAATCATACAAAGCTTGAGGTAGTTGCTTTTAAAAGCGACAACGACAAGTTTGTGGTCATAACAGAAGAGCCTAAAGGTTGGATTCCAACATTCCAGTTGAAAGTTCTCGTGCTGTCGAATTGCCATATTAACAGGCCAAAAGGAAGTGGTGTTCCTAGTTTTCTACTTCTCCAGCACAAGTTACAGTTCCTAGACATGTCGCACAACTCCTTGGAGGGACACTTTCCAAATTGGTTGACAAAAAATAATACTGCCGTGGAATTTCTTATTCTAAGGAACAACTCATTCGACGGTAATATTTCTATGCTGTCATTATTAAGGAACGACCGAATGGTGTGGTTGGATATTTCTGAAAATCTCGTGAGAGGTACTATCCCCAGCGATATACAAAAGCTCTTTCCCAGTATAACTCAGTTAAATATGTCCAGGAATTTTTTAGATGGTGTTATCCCATTTTCCGTTGGTGAATTGAGTCGGTTAGAGGCACTGGATTTATCTCATAATCAGTTGAGTGGAGAAGTACCAATGGGATTGCTCACAAATCTTTCGGAGTTGTGGCAATTAAAACTATCAGATAACAGCTTGCAGGGAGAGGTACTATCGGGAAACTTAAGCTTCGGTTCTTTAACGAGGCTTCAGTTAGATAGCAACCTTTTCACAGGGAAGATTGCAAGTGTGCTTGGCGAGAACGTTTATATGTATCTTCTGGATATTAGCGATAACTCATTCTCGGGTATGATACCCGGTTGGATAAGCAACCATTCTATCGTGGAACTTTTGGTGAGAAACAATCAGTTGGAGGGGCAGTTTCCTTGTGGAACAGCTTCATTCTCTTTTCTCGATATCTCATATAATAGTTTCTCAGGTCCCATCCCGTCCTGCTTAAGTTGGCAATTTGTGAAGCATCTACATTTGGGTTTCAACAGATTTACTGGATCTATACCAGCTTCGTTTAGCAATTTGACCAGTGTTTTGACTTTGGATATACAAAACAACAGCTTGTCAGGCAGTATTCCTGAGGTTCTTGGTGAACTATCCAATTTGAGGATCCTTCTTTTGGGAAAAAATAAGTTTAGGGGGTCGATTCCAAAGCAGTTGTGCCAGTTACGTAATGCGAGTTTGATAGATTTATCTAGCAACTTCCTTTCTGGTTCAATACCTCCCTGCCTTGAAAATATTACTGGGGCAACTTACCCTGCTTTCATACAGGAATTAATTTCCAGCTTGGGTTTTGGGGTTTCAGTTGATTTTGGCGAATTTGTGGAGACGTTTGAAACAGAAGACATAGCTGAGTTTACAATAAAAAGCATGCCTCGCCCCTACAAAGGTAAGATCCTCGATAACATGACAGGGTTGGATCTATCGTGCAACAAACTCACAGGTGAAATCCCACCGGAACTAGGGAGGTTGACCCAGATTCACGTTTTGAACCTTTCTCACAACCAGCTGACTGGACCCATCCCAGTGTCGTTCTCAAATCTTTCGAATATAGAAAGCATGGACCTTTCTTCAAATCGTCTGAGTGGCAAAGTTCCATCGGAACTAACTAAGCTGAACTCCTTGGCTGTTTTTAATGTTTCCAACAACAATCTATCAGGTAGACTCCCAGACTTGACAGCACAGTTTGGTACCTTTTCCAGTGCAAGCTATGAAGGGAACCCATTTCTTTGCGGGCAGCCGCTAGAGAAGCAATGCACGACTACGACCAAGTCACCGACGATCATCGTTCCACCAGCTGAAGAAGGCACTGAAAAATGGTACGATATTGATATGGCATCCTTTTATGCCACATGGTCTGTGGTCATGTTGGGATTTGCTGCGGTTCTTTACATGAATCCTTACTGGCGTCGAAGGTGGCTAGACTTTGTTGAAGAATGTATGTATAAATGCTATTACTTTCTGTATGATTTAGTAAGGAAGCCCTCTATGCTCTTCCGTAACTAG